Proteins from one Embleya scabrispora genomic window:
- a CDS encoding glycosyltransferase family 4 protein, with product MRQVHVLQVIDSVDRVGGAERAAVAMAPGLIRRGITLDVAYLLDLDGFQPELVEAGASLFGVHRGSRAGSVRGLARVIRDRRPDLVHTTLYEADIAGRIAALATGVPVVSSLVNTSYGAEMRTQPGIRPWKLRAAQGLDAASGQGVCRFHALTEHVAEVMSRRLRVRRSRIEVVPRGRDPEALAAARERRARTRAGLGLDADVPVLVTAARQEYQKGLDVLLTAFASVRREVPDAVLLLAGPPGGQTASLRRAAAGLAGDSPEGAEPVRFLGYRDDVPDLMGAADVFVLPSRWEGLGSVLIEAMGVGTPIVTSDLPPVREITGAGDCAALVPPDSPEALATALVSALTEREKTAMRAETAYRRFGEEYTIDSVCDRMVAFYARALGPGARRSGSSGPVR from the coding sequence GTGAGGCAAGTGCACGTGCTCCAGGTGATCGACAGCGTGGACCGGGTCGGCGGCGCCGAACGCGCGGCGGTGGCGATGGCTCCGGGACTGATCCGGCGCGGCATCACCCTCGATGTCGCGTATCTCCTGGATCTCGACGGTTTTCAACCGGAGTTGGTCGAGGCGGGCGCGTCGCTGTTCGGGGTGCATCGCGGCTCGCGCGCGGGCTCGGTGCGCGGGTTGGCTCGGGTGATCCGCGATCGTCGGCCCGATCTGGTGCACACGACGTTGTACGAGGCGGACATCGCGGGGCGAATCGCCGCGCTGGCGACCGGTGTTCCGGTGGTGTCGAGCCTGGTCAACACCTCCTATGGGGCGGAGATGCGTACCCAGCCCGGGATTCGGCCGTGGAAGCTGCGCGCCGCGCAGGGCCTGGACGCGGCCAGCGGGCAGGGGGTGTGCCGGTTCCACGCGCTGACCGAGCATGTGGCCGAGGTGATGTCGCGCCGGTTGCGCGTGCGCCGTTCGCGGATCGAGGTGGTGCCGCGCGGACGTGACCCCGAGGCACTGGCCGCCGCGCGCGAGCGACGGGCCCGCACTCGGGCCGGCTTGGGTCTGGACGCCGACGTCCCGGTGCTGGTCACCGCGGCCCGACAGGAATACCAGAAGGGACTGGACGTGCTGCTCACGGCGTTCGCGTCGGTGCGCCGCGAGGTGCCGGACGCGGTGCTGCTCCTGGCCGGTCCGCCCGGTGGGCAGACCGCGTCGTTGCGCAGGGCGGCCGCCGGCCTGGCCGGGGATTCCCCGGAAGGGGCGGAACCCGTACGGTTCCTGGGATATCGCGACGACGTGCCCGATCTGATGGGCGCGGCCGACGTGTTCGTGCTGCCCTCGCGTTGGGAGGGCCTGGGCAGCGTGCTGATCGAGGCGATGGGGGTGGGGACGCCGATCGTCACCAGCGACCTGCCTCCGGTGCGCGAGATCACCGGGGCGGGCGACTGCGCGGCCCTGGTGCCGCCGGATTCGCCCGAGGCGCTGGCGACGGCGCTGGTCTCGGCCCTGACGGAGCGGGAGAAGACCGCGATGCGCGCGGAAACGGCGTATCGACGTTTCGGCGAGGAGTACACGATCGACAGCGTTTGCGACCGGATGGTCGCGTTCTATGCCCGGGCACTCGGTCCCGGAGCGCGGCGGAGCGGGTCGTCAGGTCCGGTGCGGTGA
- a CDS encoding glycosyltransferase family 4 protein, with translation MGTTTDRRGVLHVVTDPRRRGSQAFAHDLDAALRDRGRSSALVALAGTGEMDFPVLGPGRLHPSTLRELRRRAAGAGVVVAHGSTTLDACGIALAGTGTPFVYVNIGDPRHWARDALRRARVGLLLRRAAAIASVSPTGREILLHTYRLAPGRVRAIPNGRRPERFPPPDSTDRSKARAELGLPTDATVLVVVGALAVEKRVALAIEAFAQLVEAAPDRVEAASERPRAAAESAASPTSRHGELPAYHLLVAGEGPERAALEALAARRAPGRVTFTGNLADLGPVYRAGDVLVLSSTSEGVPGVLVEAGMTAIPAAATDVGFVRDVVVDGVTGALAEVGPGAGDPAPLVAAIRRVLADRDAMGLAARARCLERHAMETVVDAWTALLDEHTR, from the coding sequence ATGGGGACAACGACGGATCGGCGTGGGGTCCTGCACGTCGTGACCGACCCCCGACGACGGGGTTCACAGGCGTTCGCCCACGATCTGGACGCGGCGCTGCGCGATCGAGGGCGGTCATCGGCGCTCGTCGCGCTGGCCGGCACCGGGGAGATGGACTTCCCCGTGCTCGGACCGGGGCGGCTGCATCCGAGCACGCTGCGCGAACTGCGGCGGCGGGCGGCGGGTGCGGGCGTGGTGGTCGCGCACGGCTCGACCACGCTGGACGCGTGCGGGATCGCCCTCGCGGGCACCGGAACGCCGTTCGTCTACGTCAACATCGGCGACCCCCGGCACTGGGCGCGCGACGCGCTGCGCCGGGCGCGGGTGGGGCTGCTGCTGCGCCGGGCGGCGGCGATCGCCTCGGTGTCGCCGACGGGTCGGGAAATCCTGCTGCACACCTACCGGTTGGCGCCCGGGCGGGTACGGGCGATCCCCAACGGGCGGCGTCCGGAGCGGTTCCCCCCGCCCGACTCGACCGATCGATCCAAGGCGCGCGCCGAGTTGGGGCTGCCGACGGATGCGACGGTGCTCGTCGTGGTCGGCGCGCTGGCCGTGGAGAAGCGGGTCGCGCTGGCCATCGAGGCCTTCGCGCAGCTCGTGGAAGCGGCTCCGGATCGCGTCGAGGCGGCATCGGAGCGCCCCCGGGCGGCGGCGGAGTCCGCCGCATCCCCGACGTCGCGGCATGGCGAACTCCCGGCCTACCACCTGCTCGTGGCCGGAGAGGGCCCCGAGCGCGCGGCCCTGGAGGCGCTGGCCGCGCGGCGGGCCCCGGGGCGGGTCACCTTCACCGGCAACCTCGCCGACCTGGGCCCGGTGTACCGCGCCGGCGACGTGCTGGTGCTCTCCAGCACCAGCGAGGGCGTGCCGGGAGTCCTGGTCGAGGCGGGCATGACCGCGATCCCGGCCGCCGCGACCGACGTCGGGTTCGTCCGCGACGTGGTGGTGGACGGGGTCACCGGGGCGCTCGCCGAGGTGGGCCCGGGCGCCGGGGATCCCGCCCCGCTGGTCGCCGCGATCCGCCGGGTGTTGGCCGACCGGGACGCGATGGGGCTCGCGGCCAGGGCCCGTTGCCTGGAACGACACGCGATGGAGACCGTGGTGGACGCGTGGACCGCGTTGCTCGACGAACACACGCGCTGA